Below is a genomic region from Microbulbifer sp. ALW1.
GCTTCCAAACAACCGGGGTTGCCGAGTGACGAAGAGCTCACGCGCTGGGCAACCGCCGCGCTGGGCCACCACCACGACCAGGCCGAAATGACCGTGCGCATCGTCGATGAAGACGAGAGCCAGACACTAAACAGTCAGTATCGCGGCAAAGACAAACCCACCAATGTGCTTTCGTTCCCGTCAGACCTGCCTGCAGAATTGATCGAGGAGCTGGAACTGCCACTGCTGGGTGACCTGGTAATCTGCGCTCCCGTAGTCGCCCACGAAGCGGAACAACAGCACAAAGCACTTGCGGCACACTGGGCGCACATGACCGTCCATGGCACACTACATCTTCTGGGTTACGACCATATCGAGGACGATGAAGCCGAGATCATGGAAAACCTCGAAACCCGCATACTGGCCCAGCTGGGATTTAACGACCCCTATGCGCCGGTATCTGCACACAATGATGCGTCGGTACAAGCGGTGCCGGCAGACAATTTTTCAGATGGAACCGACGAGTAACGCGGAGTATGGCCACATCCATGACCACCGACGAACCCCCAAGTAGCTCCTCCTCCAACCGCCCTCGATCGGGGGAGAAAAACTGGTTGGAGAAAATACTGGGCGCTTTTTCTTCAGAGCCCAGATCTCGCGATGAGCTGCTGGACATCATCAAGGACGCCGCCGAAAACAAAGTGGTAGACGCGGAAGCCCTGTCCATCATC
It encodes:
- the ybeY gene encoding rRNA maturation RNase YbeY, coding for MNTNQTEPTSLPPAELFLDVQRASKQPGLPSDEELTRWATAALGHHHDQAEMTVRIVDEDESQTLNSQYRGKDKPTNVLSFPSDLPAELIEELELPLLGDLVICAPVVAHEAEQQHKALAAHWAHMTVHGTLHLLGYDHIEDDEAEIMENLETRILAQLGFNDPYAPVSAHNDASVQAVPADNFSDGTDE